In Castor canadensis chromosome 11, mCasCan1.hap1v2, whole genome shotgun sequence, a single genomic region encodes these proteins:
- the Pigw gene encoding phosphatidylinositol-glycan biosynthesis class W protein isoform X3, with translation MSQKQMKEAFVSNLNGTSVLEVTQGLCFPAFCILCRGLLIIFSQQLCSFSHNWKIRFFTDFVVLIVPLVTTLTVLSSFIFLEHLIVIICGAGLFYQIYQRRTCYARVPVQKILEKFLKISLESEYNPAISGYRVINSAFTAVAILAVDFPLFPRKFAKTELYGTGAMDFGVGGFVFGTAMVCLEVRRKYLEGSRLNYLRKSLYSVGPLLFLGIARLVTIKSIGYQEHVSEYGVHWNFFFTIVVVKLIAALLLIIFPLNKSWIVAISITVLYQLTLDFTPLKSLILYGTDGRGTRVGLLNANREGIISTLGYVAIHMAGVQTGLYVLKKRTYIKDWIKVMCCLLLAGISLFISLHIVQVNVEAVSRRMANLAFCIWIVASSLSLLSCLLLSDIILSFAKFLTKGTLVSCSWKLIESPATNKKHSESLVSEAEKKEARLCLITALNRNQLTFFLLSNITTGLINMMVDTLHSSTSWALFVLSSYIFINCLVIYVLNLQGKIIKFW, from the coding sequence atgtctcaaAAACAGATGAAGGAGGCTTTTGTCAGTAACCTCAATGGAACTAGCGTGCTGGAAGTGACCCAGGGCTTATGCTTTCCTGCATTCTGTATCCTGTGTAGAGGGCTCCTGATCATTTTCTCACAGCAGTTGTGTTCTTTTTCACATAACTGGAAAATTCGATTCTTCACTGACTTTGTTGTCTTAATAGTTCCCTTGGTGACCACTTTGACTGTTTTGTCTTCATTTATCTTCCTGGAGCATCTCATTGTAATTATTTGTGGGGCAGGGCTGTTCTATCAAATATACCAGAGGAGGACTTGCTATGCTAGAGTGCCTGTCCAGAAAATCCTTGAAAAATTCTTGAAAATCAGTCTAGAATCAGAATACAATCCAGCCATCTCCGGTTATCGTGTAATTAACAGTGCATTTACAGCTGTTGCTATTTTGGCTGTGGACTTTCCACTTTTCCCCAGGAAATTTGCCAAAACTGAGCTGTATGGAACAGGGGCAATGGATTTTGGAGTAGGTGGATTTGTTTTTGGGACTGCAATGGTTTGTCTAGAggtcagaagaaaatatttggaaggaTCCAGACTTAATTATCTTAGAAAATCATTGTACTCTGTTGGGCCATTACTCTTCCTAGGAATAGCACGATTAGTCACCATAAAATCCATAGGCTATCAGGAACACGTAAGTGAGTACGGCGTTCACTGGAACTTTTTCTTTACCATAGTGGTTGTGAAATTGATAGCAGCACTGCTTTTGATTATTTTCCCCCTAAATAAATCCTGGATTGTGGCCATTAGCATTACTGTGTTATACCAGCTAACCCTTGACTTTACTCCGCTAAAGAGTTTAATTTTGTATGGCACTGATGGTAGGGGTACAAGGGTTGGTTTATTAAATGCCAACCGAGAAGGAATAATCTCTACTTTGGGTTATGTGGCAATACACATGGCTGGAGTGCAAACAGGGTTATATGTGCTTAAGAAGAGAACATATATCAAAGACTGGATAAAGGTAATGTGTTGTCTTCTATTAGCAGGTATTAGCCTCTTCATATCTCTCCATATAGTTCAAGTAAATGTAGAAGCAGTATCTCGAAGAATGGCCAATTTAGCCTTTTGTATATGGATAGTTGCTTCTAGCTTGAGCCTTCTTAGTTGTTTATTACTGAGTGATATAATTTTGAGTTTTGCTAAATTTCTAACTAAAGGGACTCTAGTATCATGTTCTTGGAAACTTATTGAGTCACCTGCTACAAATAAAAAGCATTctgagtctctggtctctgaagCTGAAAAAAAGGAAGCCAGACTTTGTTTAATCACAGCTCTGAACAGAAACCAGCTAACTTTTTTCTTGCTATCAAATATTACAACTGGCCTGATTAACATGATGGTGGATACATTACACAGCAGTACTTCATGGGCCTTATTTGTGCTCAGTAGCTATATATTTATCAACTGTTTAGTTATATATGTACTTAATTTGCaaggtaaaattataaaattttggtGA
- the Pigw gene encoding phosphatidylinositol-glycan biosynthesis class W protein isoform X1, which translates to MSWDKRGSKKGGKRNADLRKGKTPPSTLTLWDKLGSLVPSGRKKMSQKQMKEAFVSNLNGTSVLEVTQGLCFPAFCILCRGLLIIFSQQLCSFSHNWKIRFFTDFVVLIVPLVTTLTVLSSFIFLEHLIVIICGAGLFYQIYQRRTCYARVPVQKILEKFLKISLESEYNPAISGYRVINSAFTAVAILAVDFPLFPRKFAKTELYGTGAMDFGVGGFVFGTAMVCLEVRRKYLEGSRLNYLRKSLYSVGPLLFLGIARLVTIKSIGYQEHVSEYGVHWNFFFTIVVVKLIAALLLIIFPLNKSWIVAISITVLYQLTLDFTPLKSLILYGTDGRGTRVGLLNANREGIISTLGYVAIHMAGVQTGLYVLKKRTYIKDWIKVMCCLLLAGISLFISLHIVQVNVEAVSRRMANLAFCIWIVASSLSLLSCLLLSDIILSFAKFLTKGTLVSCSWKLIESPATNKKHSESLVSEAEKKEARLCLITALNRNQLTFFLLSNITTGLINMMVDTLHSSTSWALFVLSSYIFINCLVIYVLNLQGKIIKFW; encoded by the exons ATGAGCTGGGACAAGAGAGGgtcaaaaaaaggagggaagagaaacgCCGATTTGAGGAAGGGGAAGACACCACCTTCTACCTTAACGCTATGGGACAAACTGGGCTCCCTGGTCCCTTCAG gaagaaaaaaaatgtctcaaAAACAGATGAAGGAGGCTTTTGTCAGTAACCTCAATGGAACTAGCGTGCTGGAAGTGACCCAGGGCTTATGCTTTCCTGCATTCTGTATCCTGTGTAGAGGGCTCCTGATCATTTTCTCACAGCAGTTGTGTTCTTTTTCACATAACTGGAAAATTCGATTCTTCACTGACTTTGTTGTCTTAATAGTTCCCTTGGTGACCACTTTGACTGTTTTGTCTTCATTTATCTTCCTGGAGCATCTCATTGTAATTATTTGTGGGGCAGGGCTGTTCTATCAAATATACCAGAGGAGGACTTGCTATGCTAGAGTGCCTGTCCAGAAAATCCTTGAAAAATTCTTGAAAATCAGTCTAGAATCAGAATACAATCCAGCCATCTCCGGTTATCGTGTAATTAACAGTGCATTTACAGCTGTTGCTATTTTGGCTGTGGACTTTCCACTTTTCCCCAGGAAATTTGCCAAAACTGAGCTGTATGGAACAGGGGCAATGGATTTTGGAGTAGGTGGATTTGTTTTTGGGACTGCAATGGTTTGTCTAGAggtcagaagaaaatatttggaaggaTCCAGACTTAATTATCTTAGAAAATCATTGTACTCTGTTGGGCCATTACTCTTCCTAGGAATAGCACGATTAGTCACCATAAAATCCATAGGCTATCAGGAACACGTAAGTGAGTACGGCGTTCACTGGAACTTTTTCTTTACCATAGTGGTTGTGAAATTGATAGCAGCACTGCTTTTGATTATTTTCCCCCTAAATAAATCCTGGATTGTGGCCATTAGCATTACTGTGTTATACCAGCTAACCCTTGACTTTACTCCGCTAAAGAGTTTAATTTTGTATGGCACTGATGGTAGGGGTACAAGGGTTGGTTTATTAAATGCCAACCGAGAAGGAATAATCTCTACTTTGGGTTATGTGGCAATACACATGGCTGGAGTGCAAACAGGGTTATATGTGCTTAAGAAGAGAACATATATCAAAGACTGGATAAAGGTAATGTGTTGTCTTCTATTAGCAGGTATTAGCCTCTTCATATCTCTCCATATAGTTCAAGTAAATGTAGAAGCAGTATCTCGAAGAATGGCCAATTTAGCCTTTTGTATATGGATAGTTGCTTCTAGCTTGAGCCTTCTTAGTTGTTTATTACTGAGTGATATAATTTTGAGTTTTGCTAAATTTCTAACTAAAGGGACTCTAGTATCATGTTCTTGGAAACTTATTGAGTCACCTGCTACAAATAAAAAGCATTctgagtctctggtctctgaagCTGAAAAAAAGGAAGCCAGACTTTGTTTAATCACAGCTCTGAACAGAAACCAGCTAACTTTTTTCTTGCTATCAAATATTACAACTGGCCTGATTAACATGATGGTGGATACATTACACAGCAGTACTTCATGGGCCTTATTTGTGCTCAGTAGCTATATATTTATCAACTGTTTAGTTATATATGTACTTAATTTGCaaggtaaaattataaaattttggtGA
- the Pigw gene encoding phosphatidylinositol-glycan biosynthesis class W protein isoform X2, producing the protein MGQRGRKKMSQKQMKEAFVSNLNGTSVLEVTQGLCFPAFCILCRGLLIIFSQQLCSFSHNWKIRFFTDFVVLIVPLVTTLTVLSSFIFLEHLIVIICGAGLFYQIYQRRTCYARVPVQKILEKFLKISLESEYNPAISGYRVINSAFTAVAILAVDFPLFPRKFAKTELYGTGAMDFGVGGFVFGTAMVCLEVRRKYLEGSRLNYLRKSLYSVGPLLFLGIARLVTIKSIGYQEHVSEYGVHWNFFFTIVVVKLIAALLLIIFPLNKSWIVAISITVLYQLTLDFTPLKSLILYGTDGRGTRVGLLNANREGIISTLGYVAIHMAGVQTGLYVLKKRTYIKDWIKVMCCLLLAGISLFISLHIVQVNVEAVSRRMANLAFCIWIVASSLSLLSCLLLSDIILSFAKFLTKGTLVSCSWKLIESPATNKKHSESLVSEAEKKEARLCLITALNRNQLTFFLLSNITTGLINMMVDTLHSSTSWALFVLSSYIFINCLVIYVLNLQGKIIKFW; encoded by the exons ATGGGGCAGAGAG gaagaaaaaaaatgtctcaaAAACAGATGAAGGAGGCTTTTGTCAGTAACCTCAATGGAACTAGCGTGCTGGAAGTGACCCAGGGCTTATGCTTTCCTGCATTCTGTATCCTGTGTAGAGGGCTCCTGATCATTTTCTCACAGCAGTTGTGTTCTTTTTCACATAACTGGAAAATTCGATTCTTCACTGACTTTGTTGTCTTAATAGTTCCCTTGGTGACCACTTTGACTGTTTTGTCTTCATTTATCTTCCTGGAGCATCTCATTGTAATTATTTGTGGGGCAGGGCTGTTCTATCAAATATACCAGAGGAGGACTTGCTATGCTAGAGTGCCTGTCCAGAAAATCCTTGAAAAATTCTTGAAAATCAGTCTAGAATCAGAATACAATCCAGCCATCTCCGGTTATCGTGTAATTAACAGTGCATTTACAGCTGTTGCTATTTTGGCTGTGGACTTTCCACTTTTCCCCAGGAAATTTGCCAAAACTGAGCTGTATGGAACAGGGGCAATGGATTTTGGAGTAGGTGGATTTGTTTTTGGGACTGCAATGGTTTGTCTAGAggtcagaagaaaatatttggaaggaTCCAGACTTAATTATCTTAGAAAATCATTGTACTCTGTTGGGCCATTACTCTTCCTAGGAATAGCACGATTAGTCACCATAAAATCCATAGGCTATCAGGAACACGTAAGTGAGTACGGCGTTCACTGGAACTTTTTCTTTACCATAGTGGTTGTGAAATTGATAGCAGCACTGCTTTTGATTATTTTCCCCCTAAATAAATCCTGGATTGTGGCCATTAGCATTACTGTGTTATACCAGCTAACCCTTGACTTTACTCCGCTAAAGAGTTTAATTTTGTATGGCACTGATGGTAGGGGTACAAGGGTTGGTTTATTAAATGCCAACCGAGAAGGAATAATCTCTACTTTGGGTTATGTGGCAATACACATGGCTGGAGTGCAAACAGGGTTATATGTGCTTAAGAAGAGAACATATATCAAAGACTGGATAAAGGTAATGTGTTGTCTTCTATTAGCAGGTATTAGCCTCTTCATATCTCTCCATATAGTTCAAGTAAATGTAGAAGCAGTATCTCGAAGAATGGCCAATTTAGCCTTTTGTATATGGATAGTTGCTTCTAGCTTGAGCCTTCTTAGTTGTTTATTACTGAGTGATATAATTTTGAGTTTTGCTAAATTTCTAACTAAAGGGACTCTAGTATCATGTTCTTGGAAACTTATTGAGTCACCTGCTACAAATAAAAAGCATTctgagtctctggtctctgaagCTGAAAAAAAGGAAGCCAGACTTTGTTTAATCACAGCTCTGAACAGAAACCAGCTAACTTTTTTCTTGCTATCAAATATTACAACTGGCCTGATTAACATGATGGTGGATACATTACACAGCAGTACTTCATGGGCCTTATTTGTGCTCAGTAGCTATATATTTATCAACTGTTTAGTTATATATGTACTTAATTTGCaaggtaaaattataaaattttggtGA
- the Myo19 gene encoding unconventional myosin-XIX isoform X7, with translation MLQQVNGHSCGSDAQSPASLREDLQEFLGGEAPLHQLDDLTKVNPVTLETVLRCLQARYMADLFYTNAGCTLVALNPFKPIPQLYTPELMRDYHAALQPQKLKPHIFTVGEQTYRNVKSLIEPVNQSIVVSGESGAGKTWTSRCLMKFYAVVATSPTSGENYKIAERIEQRILNSNPVMEAFGNACTLRNNNSSRFGKFIQLQLNRAQQMTGAAVQTYLLEKTRVACQASSERNFHIFYQICKGASEEERLQWHLPEGATFSWLPNPERTLEEDCFEVTREAMLHLGIDTPSQNNIFKVLAGLLHLGNIWFADSEDEAQPCQLMDDAKCSVRTSASLLQLPVDLLLETLRIRTIRAGKQQQQVFRKPCSRAECDTRRDCLAKLVYARLFDWLVSVINSSICADPNSWTAFIGCQVRGLIKGPVTLGSCSSSAPCLFP, from the exons ATGCTCCAGCAG GTAAATGGCCATAGTTGCGGCTCTGATGCCCAAAGTCCAGCATCCCTCAGAGAAGACCTTCAGGAGTTCCTGGGTGGGGAGGCCCCGCTACACCAGCTGGATGACCTCACCAAGGTGAATCCTGTGACACTGGAGACAG TCCTGAGGTGTCTGCAGGCCCGGTACATGGCAGACCTGTTCTACACCAATGCTGGCTGCACCCTGGTAGCTCTAAACCCCTTTAAGCCCATCCCTCAGCTATACACACCAGAGCTGATGAGAGATTACCATGCTGCACTTCAACCCCAG AAGTTGAAGCCCCACATCTTCACTGTAGGTGAACAGACCTACAGGAATGTCAAGAGCCTAATTGAGCCAGTGAACCAGTCCATTGTCGTCAGTGGAGAGAGTGGTGCTGGAAAG ACATGGACATCCCGCTGCCTGATGAAGTTCTACGCTGTGGTGGCCACCTCACCCACTTCTGGGGAGAACTACAAGATTGCAGAGAGGATCGAACAGCGGATCCTGAACTCCAACCCTGTCATGGAAGCTTTTG GGAATGCATGTACGCTGAGGAATAACAACAGCAGTCGCTTTGGGAAGTTCATCCAGCTTCAGCTGAACAG GGCCCAGCAGATGACAGGAGCTGCAGTACAGACCTACCTCCTGGAGAAAACTCGTGTGGCCTGCCAAGCCTCCAGTGAGAGGAACTTCCACATCTTCTACCAG ATTTGCAAAGGAGCCAGTGAAGAGGAGAGGCTCCAATGGCACCTCCCTGAGGGAGCCACCTTCTCCTGGCTGCCCAATCCGGAGAGGACCTTGGAAG AGGATTGTTTTGAAGTGACCAGAGAGGCCATGCTCCATTTGGGCATTGACACCCCCTCCCAGAACAACATCTTTAAG GTCCTAGCTGGGCTGCTGCATCTTGGCAATATCTGGTTTGCTGACTCTGAGGATGAAGCCCAACCCTGCCAACTAATGGATGATGCCAAGT GCTCTGTCAGGACATCAGCCTCGCTGCTGCAGCTCCCAGTTGACCTGCTGCTGGAAACACTGCGGATTAGAACCATCAGGGCAGGAAAGCAACAGCAGCAAGTATTCCGGAAGCCCTGTTCCCGAGCTGAGTGTGACACACGAAGAGACTGTTTGGCCAAACTGGTCTATGCACG GCTGTTCGACTGGCTGGTGTCAGTGATCAACAGTAGCATCTGTGCAGACCCGAACTCATGGACTGCTTTCATAG GCTGCCAAGTACGAGGCCTCATCAAAGGTCCAGTCACCCTGGGCTCCTGTAGTTCCTCTGCCCCTTGCTTGTTCCCGTGA
- the Myo19 gene encoding unconventional myosin-XIX isoform X9 encodes MLQQVNGHSCGSDAQSPASLREDLQEFLGGEAPLHQLDDLTKVNPVTLETVLRCLQARYMADLFYTNAGCTLVALNPFKPIPQLYTPELMRDYHAALQPQKLKPHIFTVGEQTYRNVKSLIEPVNQSIVVSGESGAGKTWTSRCLMKFYAVVATSPTSGENYKIAERIEQRILNSNPVMEAFGNACTLRNNNSSRFGKFIQLQLNRAQQMTGAAVQTYLLEKTRVACQASSERNFHIFYQICKGASEEERLQWHLPEGATFSWLPNPERTLEEDCFEVTREAMLHLGIDTPSQNNIFKVLAGLLHLGNIWFADSEDEAQPCQLMDDAKSPS; translated from the exons ATGCTCCAGCAG GTAAATGGCCATAGTTGCGGCTCTGATGCCCAAAGTCCAGCATCCCTCAGAGAAGACCTTCAGGAGTTCCTGGGTGGGGAGGCCCCGCTACACCAGCTGGATGACCTCACCAAGGTGAATCCTGTGACACTGGAGACAG TCCTGAGGTGTCTGCAGGCCCGGTACATGGCAGACCTGTTCTACACCAATGCTGGCTGCACCCTGGTAGCTCTAAACCCCTTTAAGCCCATCCCTCAGCTATACACACCAGAGCTGATGAGAGATTACCATGCTGCACTTCAACCCCAG AAGTTGAAGCCCCACATCTTCACTGTAGGTGAACAGACCTACAGGAATGTCAAGAGCCTAATTGAGCCAGTGAACCAGTCCATTGTCGTCAGTGGAGAGAGTGGTGCTGGAAAG ACATGGACATCCCGCTGCCTGATGAAGTTCTACGCTGTGGTGGCCACCTCACCCACTTCTGGGGAGAACTACAAGATTGCAGAGAGGATCGAACAGCGGATCCTGAACTCCAACCCTGTCATGGAAGCTTTTG GGAATGCATGTACGCTGAGGAATAACAACAGCAGTCGCTTTGGGAAGTTCATCCAGCTTCAGCTGAACAG GGCCCAGCAGATGACAGGAGCTGCAGTACAGACCTACCTCCTGGAGAAAACTCGTGTGGCCTGCCAAGCCTCCAGTGAGAGGAACTTCCACATCTTCTACCAG ATTTGCAAAGGAGCCAGTGAAGAGGAGAGGCTCCAATGGCACCTCCCTGAGGGAGCCACCTTCTCCTGGCTGCCCAATCCGGAGAGGACCTTGGAAG AGGATTGTTTTGAAGTGACCAGAGAGGCCATGCTCCATTTGGGCATTGACACCCCCTCCCAGAACAACATCTTTAAG GTCCTAGCTGGGCTGCTGCATCTTGGCAATATCTGGTTTGCTGACTCTGAGGATGAAGCCCAACCCTGCCAACTAATGGATGATGCCAAGT CTCCCAGTTGA
- the Myo19 gene encoding unconventional myosin-XIX isoform X8, which produces MLQQVNGHSCGSDAQSPASLREDLQEFLGGEAPLHQLDDLTKVNPVTLETVLRCLQARYMADLFYTNAGCTLVALNPFKPIPQLYTPELMRDYHAALQPQKLKPHIFTVGEQTYRNVKSLIEPVNQSIVVSGESGAGKTWTSRCLMKFYAVVATSPTSGENYKIAERIEQRILNSNPVMEAFGNACTLRNNNSSRFGKFIQLQLNRAQQMTGAAVQTYLLEKTRVACQASSERNFHIFYQICKGASEEERLQWHLPEGATFSWLPNPERTLEEDCFEVTREAMLHLGIDTPSQNNIFKVLAGLLHLGNIWFADSEDEAQPCQLMDDAKLCQDISLAAAAPS; this is translated from the exons ATGCTCCAGCAG GTAAATGGCCATAGTTGCGGCTCTGATGCCCAAAGTCCAGCATCCCTCAGAGAAGACCTTCAGGAGTTCCTGGGTGGGGAGGCCCCGCTACACCAGCTGGATGACCTCACCAAGGTGAATCCTGTGACACTGGAGACAG TCCTGAGGTGTCTGCAGGCCCGGTACATGGCAGACCTGTTCTACACCAATGCTGGCTGCACCCTGGTAGCTCTAAACCCCTTTAAGCCCATCCCTCAGCTATACACACCAGAGCTGATGAGAGATTACCATGCTGCACTTCAACCCCAG AAGTTGAAGCCCCACATCTTCACTGTAGGTGAACAGACCTACAGGAATGTCAAGAGCCTAATTGAGCCAGTGAACCAGTCCATTGTCGTCAGTGGAGAGAGTGGTGCTGGAAAG ACATGGACATCCCGCTGCCTGATGAAGTTCTACGCTGTGGTGGCCACCTCACCCACTTCTGGGGAGAACTACAAGATTGCAGAGAGGATCGAACAGCGGATCCTGAACTCCAACCCTGTCATGGAAGCTTTTG GGAATGCATGTACGCTGAGGAATAACAACAGCAGTCGCTTTGGGAAGTTCATCCAGCTTCAGCTGAACAG GGCCCAGCAGATGACAGGAGCTGCAGTACAGACCTACCTCCTGGAGAAAACTCGTGTGGCCTGCCAAGCCTCCAGTGAGAGGAACTTCCACATCTTCTACCAG ATTTGCAAAGGAGCCAGTGAAGAGGAGAGGCTCCAATGGCACCTCCCTGAGGGAGCCACCTTCTCCTGGCTGCCCAATCCGGAGAGGACCTTGGAAG AGGATTGTTTTGAAGTGACCAGAGAGGCCATGCTCCATTTGGGCATTGACACCCCCTCCCAGAACAACATCTTTAAG GTCCTAGCTGGGCTGCTGCATCTTGGCAATATCTGGTTTGCTGACTCTGAGGATGAAGCCCAACCCTGCCAACTAATGGATGATGCCAA GCTCTGTCAGGACATCAGCCTCGCTGCTGCAGCTCCCAGTTGA